Proteins encoded by one window of Lathyrus oleraceus cultivar Zhongwan6 chromosome 1, CAAS_Psat_ZW6_1.0, whole genome shotgun sequence:
- the LOC127117512 gene encoding probable glycosyltransferase At3g07620 isoform X1 — protein sequence MGNSFLPFGLYHVRFKHLLIVVMFVAVIVLFQSYWKTFSILDVPRFIGNNVTFEKDQHGSDLDHEFDSDEGRIFGSDSYELDSYEKEIHSFTQKRMHGDDSTQKVREIDSKHSIQHWRTNINFAANGNGIQSTEVIEPQNVKPQLLKTSLSVLNNKSMTGSYIQTSKLAWPTSLTELDAQLIQSFNTTSSMKPAWSSRRDRELLSAKLEIENANVISNSPGLYAPVYRDVSKFSRSYELMERKLKVYIYREGEKPIFHQPKMRGIYASEGWFMRLMEGSKRFIVKDPKKAHLFYLPFSSQMLRANISNNKQMEQYLERYVNLIAGRYRFWNRTGGADHFLVACHDWASRITVQSMKNCIRSLCNANFAKGFQVGKDTTLPVTYIHSVMNPLRKIAGKPPSERIILAFFAGGMHGYLRPILLKHWENKEPDMKIFGQMARDAEGKRIYMEYMNSSRYCICARGYEVHTPRIVEAIFSECVPVIISDNYVPPFFEVLKWETFSVFVRESDVPSLRDILLSIPEKKYLALHLGVKKVQQHFLWHKIPVKFDLFHMILHSIWNNRLSQMRLK from the exons ATGGGTAACTCTTTCCTACCCTTCGGTTTGTATCATGTAAGATTTAAACATCTCTTAATTGTTGTTATGTTTGTTGCTGTTATAGTTCTTTTCCAATCTTATTGGAAAACATTTTCTATATTGGATGTGCCTAGGTTCATTGGAAACAATGTTACTTTTGAAAAAGATCAACATGGTTCTGATTTGGATCATGAATTTGATTCTGATGAGGGAAGAATCTTCGGTAGTGACAGTTATGAACTTGATAGTTATGAAAAAGAAATTCACAGTTTCACTCAGAAACGAATGCACGGTGATGACTCTACACAAAAGGTTCGAGAAATAGATAGCAAACATAGTATTCAACACTGGAGAACCAACATTAATTTTGCGGCAAATGGAAATGGAATACAAAGTACGGAAGTAATAGAGCCTCAAAATGTGAAACCTCAGCTACTGAAAACTTCTTTGTCCGTTTTAAATAATAAGTCTATGACAGGTTCCTACATACAGACGAGTAAGTTGGCGTGGCCAACTTCGTTAACAGAGTTGGACGCTCAGTTGATTCAGAGTTTTAATACTACTTCCTCTATG AAGCCTGCGTGGTCTTCGCGACGTGACCGGGAACTCTTATCTGCAAAACTGGAGATTGAAAATGCAAATGTCATATCAAATTCGCCGGGACTTTATGCACCTGTTTACCGGGACGTTTCCAAATTTTCAAG GAGTTATGAGCTGATGGAGCGCAAGCTCAAAGTTTATATCTACAGAGAAGGAGAAAAACCAATATTTCATCAACCAAAGATGAGAGGAATTTATGCCTCAGAGGGATGGTTTATGAGATTGATGGAGGGAAGTAAAAGATTCATCGTAAAGGATCCCAAAAAAGCTCATTTATTTTACCTTCCATTCAGTTCGCAAATGCTAAGGGCTAATATTTCCAACAATAAGCAGATGGAGCAATACCTTGAAAGATATGTGAATTTAATTGCGGGAAGATATCGTTTCTGGAACAGAACCGGAGGAGCAGACCATTTTCTCGTTGCCTGTCATGATTGG GCTTCCCGAATCACAGTGCAATCAATGAAAAATTGTATTCGGTCTCTCTGCAATGCTAATTTTGCTAAAGGGTTCCAAGTAGGGAAGGACACTACTCTACCTGTTACATACATACATTCTGTGATGAATCCATTAAGAAAAATCGCAGGTAAACCTCCTTCAGAGAGGATTATACTAGCCTTTTTCGCTGGAGGCATGCACGGTTATCTCCGTCCGATCTTACTTAAACACTGGGAGAACAAAGAACCCGACATGAAAATTTTCGGTCAAATGGCACGTGACGCGGAAGGTAAAAGAATTTatatggagtacatgaatagcAGCAGATATTGTATATGTGCTAGAGGTTATGAAGTTCACACACCGAGAATAGTCGAAGCCATATTTTCCGAGTGTGTGCCGGTTATCATATCAGATAATTACGTGCCTCCTTTCTTTGAGGTGTTGAAATGGGAAACATTTTCGGTATTTGTTCGCGAAAGCGATGTCCCTAGTCTTCGAGACATACTTCTCTCAATTCCAGAAAAGAAGTATTTGGCATTGCATTTGGGAGTAAAGAAGGTTCAGCAACATTTTCTGTGGCACAAAATTCCTGTTAAGTTTGACTTATTTCATATGATTCTTCACTCTATATGGAACAATAGACTTTCTCAAATGAGACTGAAGTAG
- the LOC127117512 gene encoding probable glycosyltransferase At3g07620 isoform X2 — MGNSFLPFGLYHVRFKHLLIVVMFVAVIVLFQSYWKTFSILDVPRFIGNNVTFEKDQHGSDLDHEFDSDEGRIFGSDSYELDSYEKEIHSFTQKRMHGDDSTQKVREIDSKHSIQHWRTNINFAANGNGIQSTEVIEPQNVKPQLLKTSLSVLNNKSMTGSYIQTSKLAWPTSLTELDAQLIQSFNTTSSMPAWSSRRDRELLSAKLEIENANVISNSPGLYAPVYRDVSKFSRSYELMERKLKVYIYREGEKPIFHQPKMRGIYASEGWFMRLMEGSKRFIVKDPKKAHLFYLPFSSQMLRANISNNKQMEQYLERYVNLIAGRYRFWNRTGGADHFLVACHDWASRITVQSMKNCIRSLCNANFAKGFQVGKDTTLPVTYIHSVMNPLRKIAGKPPSERIILAFFAGGMHGYLRPILLKHWENKEPDMKIFGQMARDAEGKRIYMEYMNSSRYCICARGYEVHTPRIVEAIFSECVPVIISDNYVPPFFEVLKWETFSVFVRESDVPSLRDILLSIPEKKYLALHLGVKKVQQHFLWHKIPVKFDLFHMILHSIWNNRLSQMRLK, encoded by the exons ATGGGTAACTCTTTCCTACCCTTCGGTTTGTATCATGTAAGATTTAAACATCTCTTAATTGTTGTTATGTTTGTTGCTGTTATAGTTCTTTTCCAATCTTATTGGAAAACATTTTCTATATTGGATGTGCCTAGGTTCATTGGAAACAATGTTACTTTTGAAAAAGATCAACATGGTTCTGATTTGGATCATGAATTTGATTCTGATGAGGGAAGAATCTTCGGTAGTGACAGTTATGAACTTGATAGTTATGAAAAAGAAATTCACAGTTTCACTCAGAAACGAATGCACGGTGATGACTCTACACAAAAGGTTCGAGAAATAGATAGCAAACATAGTATTCAACACTGGAGAACCAACATTAATTTTGCGGCAAATGGAAATGGAATACAAAGTACGGAAGTAATAGAGCCTCAAAATGTGAAACCTCAGCTACTGAAAACTTCTTTGTCCGTTTTAAATAATAAGTCTATGACAGGTTCCTACATACAGACGAGTAAGTTGGCGTGGCCAACTTCGTTAACAGAGTTGGACGCTCAGTTGATTCAGAGTTTTAATACTACTTCCTCTATG CCTGCGTGGTCTTCGCGACGTGACCGGGAACTCTTATCTGCAAAACTGGAGATTGAAAATGCAAATGTCATATCAAATTCGCCGGGACTTTATGCACCTGTTTACCGGGACGTTTCCAAATTTTCAAG GAGTTATGAGCTGATGGAGCGCAAGCTCAAAGTTTATATCTACAGAGAAGGAGAAAAACCAATATTTCATCAACCAAAGATGAGAGGAATTTATGCCTCAGAGGGATGGTTTATGAGATTGATGGAGGGAAGTAAAAGATTCATCGTAAAGGATCCCAAAAAAGCTCATTTATTTTACCTTCCATTCAGTTCGCAAATGCTAAGGGCTAATATTTCCAACAATAAGCAGATGGAGCAATACCTTGAAAGATATGTGAATTTAATTGCGGGAAGATATCGTTTCTGGAACAGAACCGGAGGAGCAGACCATTTTCTCGTTGCCTGTCATGATTGG GCTTCCCGAATCACAGTGCAATCAATGAAAAATTGTATTCGGTCTCTCTGCAATGCTAATTTTGCTAAAGGGTTCCAAGTAGGGAAGGACACTACTCTACCTGTTACATACATACATTCTGTGATGAATCCATTAAGAAAAATCGCAGGTAAACCTCCTTCAGAGAGGATTATACTAGCCTTTTTCGCTGGAGGCATGCACGGTTATCTCCGTCCGATCTTACTTAAACACTGGGAGAACAAAGAACCCGACATGAAAATTTTCGGTCAAATGGCACGTGACGCGGAAGGTAAAAGAATTTatatggagtacatgaatagcAGCAGATATTGTATATGTGCTAGAGGTTATGAAGTTCACACACCGAGAATAGTCGAAGCCATATTTTCCGAGTGTGTGCCGGTTATCATATCAGATAATTACGTGCCTCCTTTCTTTGAGGTGTTGAAATGGGAAACATTTTCGGTATTTGTTCGCGAAAGCGATGTCCCTAGTCTTCGAGACATACTTCTCTCAATTCCAGAAAAGAAGTATTTGGCATTGCATTTGGGAGTAAAGAAGGTTCAGCAACATTTTCTGTGGCACAAAATTCCTGTTAAGTTTGACTTATTTCATATGATTCTTCACTCTATATGGAACAATAGACTTTCTCAAATGAGACTGAAGTAG
- the LOC127117512 gene encoding probable glycosyltransferase At5g03795 isoform X3, producing MHGDDSTQKVREIDSKHSIQHWRTNINFAANGNGIQSTEVIEPQNVKPQLLKTSLSVLNNKSMTGSYIQTSKLAWPTSLTELDAQLIQSFNTTSSMKPAWSSRRDRELLSAKLEIENANVISNSPGLYAPVYRDVSKFSRSYELMERKLKVYIYREGEKPIFHQPKMRGIYASEGWFMRLMEGSKRFIVKDPKKAHLFYLPFSSQMLRANISNNKQMEQYLERYVNLIAGRYRFWNRTGGADHFLVACHDWASRITVQSMKNCIRSLCNANFAKGFQVGKDTTLPVTYIHSVMNPLRKIAGKPPSERIILAFFAGGMHGYLRPILLKHWENKEPDMKIFGQMARDAEGKRIYMEYMNSSRYCICARGYEVHTPRIVEAIFSECVPVIISDNYVPPFFEVLKWETFSVFVRESDVPSLRDILLSIPEKKYLALHLGVKKVQQHFLWHKIPVKFDLFHMILHSIWNNRLSQMRLK from the exons ATGCACGGTGATGACTCTACACAAAAGGTTCGAGAAATAGATAGCAAACATAGTATTCAACACTGGAGAACCAACATTAATTTTGCGGCAAATGGAAATGGAATACAAAGTACGGAAGTAATAGAGCCTCAAAATGTGAAACCTCAGCTACTGAAAACTTCTTTGTCCGTTTTAAATAATAAGTCTATGACAGGTTCCTACATACAGACGAGTAAGTTGGCGTGGCCAACTTCGTTAACAGAGTTGGACGCTCAGTTGATTCAGAGTTTTAATACTACTTCCTCTATG AAGCCTGCGTGGTCTTCGCGACGTGACCGGGAACTCTTATCTGCAAAACTGGAGATTGAAAATGCAAATGTCATATCAAATTCGCCGGGACTTTATGCACCTGTTTACCGGGACGTTTCCAAATTTTCAAG GAGTTATGAGCTGATGGAGCGCAAGCTCAAAGTTTATATCTACAGAGAAGGAGAAAAACCAATATTTCATCAACCAAAGATGAGAGGAATTTATGCCTCAGAGGGATGGTTTATGAGATTGATGGAGGGAAGTAAAAGATTCATCGTAAAGGATCCCAAAAAAGCTCATTTATTTTACCTTCCATTCAGTTCGCAAATGCTAAGGGCTAATATTTCCAACAATAAGCAGATGGAGCAATACCTTGAAAGATATGTGAATTTAATTGCGGGAAGATATCGTTTCTGGAACAGAACCGGAGGAGCAGACCATTTTCTCGTTGCCTGTCATGATTGG GCTTCCCGAATCACAGTGCAATCAATGAAAAATTGTATTCGGTCTCTCTGCAATGCTAATTTTGCTAAAGGGTTCCAAGTAGGGAAGGACACTACTCTACCTGTTACATACATACATTCTGTGATGAATCCATTAAGAAAAATCGCAGGTAAACCTCCTTCAGAGAGGATTATACTAGCCTTTTTCGCTGGAGGCATGCACGGTTATCTCCGTCCGATCTTACTTAAACACTGGGAGAACAAAGAACCCGACATGAAAATTTTCGGTCAAATGGCACGTGACGCGGAAGGTAAAAGAATTTatatggagtacatgaatagcAGCAGATATTGTATATGTGCTAGAGGTTATGAAGTTCACACACCGAGAATAGTCGAAGCCATATTTTCCGAGTGTGTGCCGGTTATCATATCAGATAATTACGTGCCTCCTTTCTTTGAGGTGTTGAAATGGGAAACATTTTCGGTATTTGTTCGCGAAAGCGATGTCCCTAGTCTTCGAGACATACTTCTCTCAATTCCAGAAAAGAAGTATTTGGCATTGCATTTGGGAGTAAAGAAGGTTCAGCAACATTTTCTGTGGCACAAAATTCCTGTTAAGTTTGACTTATTTCATATGATTCTTCACTCTATATGGAACAATAGACTTTCTCAAATGAGACTGAAGTAG